In Curtobacterium sp. TC1, the following proteins share a genomic window:
- a CDS encoding TIGR03943 family putative permease subunit yields MSSSDARSNAPAYLGLGSVLAVALCTLWLALVGHLDLYINPRYSVFTIVLAAVGVPASIAGLVVIARGYGHTHGDDADEHEHGHGGRPGGAGRRTRIALGGTAAIVTIGVTVAMLVLPPTTLSARTAQQRSVDSATLSNATGSEAAVSLLGSEGVDTSQYGVKDWAALIRQTTDTTALVGKQVRLSGFVVPGQDGSFTLTRFVISCCAVDAQPVGLGVVTDAGDRSDAVPDEGQWVTVTGALAANPDQSADARIVIKAAKVTEIAQPKDPYEY; encoded by the coding sequence ATGTCCTCGTCTGATGCACGCAGCAACGCGCCCGCGTACCTGGGGCTCGGGTCCGTGTTGGCCGTGGCGCTCTGCACGCTGTGGCTGGCACTGGTCGGGCACCTCGACCTGTACATCAACCCGCGCTACTCGGTGTTCACGATCGTCCTCGCCGCCGTCGGGGTGCCCGCGTCGATCGCCGGCCTGGTCGTCATCGCCCGGGGGTACGGCCACACGCACGGCGACGACGCCGACGAGCACGAACACGGACACGGTGGGCGACCGGGAGGCGCGGGTCGCCGCACGCGCATCGCGCTCGGCGGGACAGCCGCGATCGTCACGATCGGCGTCACCGTCGCGATGCTCGTCCTGCCCCCGACGACGCTCTCCGCCCGCACCGCGCAGCAGCGGAGCGTCGACTCGGCGACCCTGTCGAACGCCACGGGCTCCGAGGCAGCGGTGTCCCTGCTCGGCAGCGAGGGCGTCGACACCTCGCAGTACGGCGTCAAGGACTGGGCGGCGCTCATCCGGCAGACCACCGACACCACTGCGCTCGTCGGCAAGCAGGTGCGGCTGTCCGGCTTCGTCGTCCCCGGCCAGGACGGCTCGTTCACGCTCACCCGGTTCGTGATCAGCTGCTGCGCCGTCGATGCCCAGCCCGTCGGTCTCGGTGTCGTGACGGACGCCGGCGACCGTTCCGACGCGGTGCCCGACGAGGGACAGTGGGTCACGGTGACCGGCGCACTCGCAGCCAACCCGGACCAGTCCGCCGACGCCCGCATCGTCATCAAGGCCGCGAAGGTCACCGAGATCGCGCAGCCGAAGGACCCGTATGAGTACTGA
- a CDS encoding heme ABC transporter ATP-binding protein — protein MIETSAVGAVVVSGIGVVIDGRPLLADVDLTVRAGEVLALVGPNGAGKSTLLRAIAGDLAHSGTVAIDGVRTGGEAPLATARRRAVLEQDTAVAFGFRVGEVVRMGRAPWRGTPRAVDDDTVVARVLDQVELADRIDQAFPSLSGGERARASFARVLAQSTPVLLLDEPTAALDLRHQEAVLAVARAHARAGGAVVVVLHDLSLAGAYADRVAMLAGGRIVADGTPTDVLTADRIGAVYRHPVTVVPDPNTGTPVVVPSRTLQEASS, from the coding sequence ATGATCGAGACGAGCGCTGTCGGCGCCGTGGTCGTGTCCGGGATCGGCGTCGTCATCGACGGACGACCGCTGCTCGCCGACGTCGACCTGACCGTGCGCGCGGGCGAGGTCCTGGCGCTCGTCGGTCCGAACGGTGCCGGCAAGTCGACCCTGCTCCGGGCGATCGCCGGGGACCTCGCCCACAGCGGCACGGTCGCGATCGACGGGGTGCGCACCGGCGGCGAAGCACCGCTCGCCACCGCTCGTCGGCGTGCCGTGCTCGAGCAGGACACCGCCGTGGCCTTCGGGTTCCGCGTCGGCGAGGTCGTCCGGATGGGCCGGGCGCCGTGGCGGGGGACCCCGCGAGCGGTCGACGACGACACCGTGGTCGCGCGGGTGCTCGACCAGGTCGAACTCGCCGACCGGATCGACCAGGCGTTCCCCTCGCTGTCGGGCGGGGAGCGAGCCCGGGCCTCGTTCGCCCGGGTCCTGGCGCAGTCGACCCCGGTGCTCCTGCTCGACGAACCGACCGCCGCCCTCGACCTGCGACACCAGGAGGCCGTGCTGGCCGTCGCCCGCGCACACGCCCGGGCCGGTGGCGCCGTCGTCGTGGTGCTCCACGACCTGAGCCTCGCCGGGGCGTACGCCGATCGCGTCGCCATGCTCGCCGGCGGCCGGATCGTCGCCGACGGCACCCCCACCGACGTCCTGACCGCCGACCGCATCGGCGCCGTCTACCGGCACCCGGTCACCGTCGTGCCCGACCCGAACACCGGCACGCCCGTCGTCGTGCCGTCCCGAACCCTCCAGGAGGCCTCCTCGTGA
- a CDS encoding NAD(P)-dependent alcohol dehydrogenase, with protein MRTVNAYAAPSATEPLVKTTITRRDVGPDDVAIDIAYAGICHSDIHTVRGEWGPIQYPQVVGHEIVGHVTAVGENVTKHQVGDRVGVGCMVNSCGECENCVAGQEQYCLKGNIGTYASVDPADGSITQGGYSQAVVVNEDFVLRVPESLDIEKVAPLLCAGITTYSPLHHWKAGPGTKVAVVGMGGLGHMAVKIAVALGAEVTVLSQTTSKQEDSLRYGAKAHYATKDPETFEKLANSFELIINTVSAKIPMGSYLGLLKVDGTLVNVGAPSEPLEVPAFALIPRRLSWAGSAIGGIQETQEMLDFCAEHDILPETELISADQINEAYERVLSSDVRYRFVIDAATLA; from the coding sequence TTGCGCACCGTCAACGCGTACGCGGCACCGTCAGCGACCGAGCCGCTCGTCAAGACCACCATCACCCGTCGTGACGTCGGCCCGGACGACGTCGCGATCGACATCGCCTACGCCGGCATCTGCCACTCGGACATCCACACCGTCCGCGGTGAGTGGGGCCCCATCCAGTACCCGCAGGTCGTCGGCCACGAGATCGTCGGCCACGTCACCGCCGTCGGCGAGAACGTCACCAAGCACCAGGTCGGCGACCGCGTCGGCGTCGGCTGCATGGTCAACTCCTGCGGCGAGTGCGAGAACTGCGTCGCCGGCCAGGAGCAGTACTGCCTCAAGGGCAACATCGGCACCTACGCCAGCGTCGACCCCGCCGACGGCTCGATCACCCAGGGCGGCTACTCGCAGGCCGTCGTCGTGAACGAGGACTTCGTGCTCCGCGTCCCCGAGTCGCTCGACATCGAGAAGGTCGCGCCGCTGCTCTGCGCCGGCATCACCACCTACTCGCCGCTGCACCACTGGAAGGCCGGCCCCGGTACGAAGGTCGCCGTCGTCGGCATGGGCGGGCTCGGCCACATGGCCGTCAAGATTGCCGTCGCGCTCGGCGCCGAGGTCACCGTCCTCTCCCAGACCACCTCGAAGCAGGAGGACTCGCTCCGCTACGGTGCGAAGGCCCACTACGCGACGAAGGACCCGGAGACGTTCGAGAAGCTCGCGAACTCCTTCGAGCTCATCATCAACACCGTCTCGGCGAAGATCCCGATGGGTTCCTACCTCGGCCTGCTCAAGGTCGACGGCACGCTCGTCAACGTCGGTGCACCGTCCGAGCCGCTCGAGGTCCCGGCCTTCGCGCTCATCCCGCGCCGGCTCAGCTGGGCCGGTTCCGCCATCGGCGGCATCCAGGAGACCCAGGAGATGCTCGACTTCTGCGCCGAGCACGACATCCTGCCGGAGACCGAGCTCATCAGCGCCGACCAGATCAACGAGGCCTACGAGCGCGTCCTGTCCTCGGACGTCCGCTACCGCTTCGTGATCGACGCGGCCACGCTGGCGTAG
- a CDS encoding glycerate kinase: protein MRIVVAPDSFKGTATAASVAQAIADGWLTERPDDDVVLVPMADGGEGTLDAFATAVPGAVRVPVTVTGPAGEPVDTHWLRLPDGRAVVELAATSGLPMLDELLPDTATSRGFGEAIAAALDAGATGLVLGIGGSASTDGGRPVLEALGHDGDRGALRALPPLGVTVLTDVTSPLLGPTGAAAVFGPQKGIAPSRVAAFDERLAAWAARFPDVDPATPGAGAAGGVGFGLLVWGATLARGADGVAEVLGLADRLTGADVVISGEGRYDGQSAAGKVPSVVRSLTATHAPEARSMLVAGAIEASLDDYAAAASLTVLATQTTGEPDDALADPLRFAAIAGQRLARLA, encoded by the coding sequence GTGCGCATCGTGGTGGCTCCGGACTCGTTCAAGGGCACCGCGACCGCGGCGTCCGTCGCCCAGGCGATCGCGGACGGCTGGCTGACCGAACGCCCCGACGACGATGTGGTGCTCGTGCCGATGGCCGACGGCGGCGAGGGCACCCTCGACGCCTTCGCGACCGCGGTCCCCGGCGCGGTCCGCGTCCCCGTCACGGTCACGGGTCCGGCCGGCGAACCCGTCGACACCCACTGGCTGCGGCTGCCCGACGGCCGTGCAGTGGTGGAGCTCGCGGCGACGAGCGGTCTCCCGATGCTCGACGAACTCCTGCCGGACACCGCCACGAGCCGGGGGTTCGGCGAGGCGATCGCCGCCGCGCTCGACGCCGGTGCCACGGGGCTCGTGCTCGGCATCGGTGGCAGTGCCTCGACCGACGGCGGACGGCCCGTGCTCGAGGCGCTCGGCCACGACGGCGACCGCGGCGCGCTGCGTGCCCTGCCACCGCTCGGCGTGACCGTGCTGACCGACGTGACCTCGCCGTTGCTCGGCCCGACCGGCGCCGCCGCGGTCTTCGGGCCGCAGAAGGGCATCGCGCCCTCGCGCGTCGCCGCGTTCGACGAGCGGCTGGCCGCCTGGGCCGCACGGTTCCCGGACGTCGACCCGGCCACGCCCGGCGCCGGCGCCGCTGGTGGCGTGGGCTTCGGTCTGCTCGTCTGGGGTGCGACCCTGGCCCGCGGTGCGGACGGCGTCGCCGAGGTCCTCGGCTTGGCCGATCGGCTCACCGGCGCCGACGTGGTCATCAGCGGCGAGGGCCGGTACGACGGCCAGTCCGCCGCCGGCAAGGTCCCGTCGGTGGTGCGGTCGCTCACGGCGACGCACGCACCCGAGGCTCGGTCGATGCTCGTCGCCGGCGCGATCGAGGCGTCGCTCGACGACTACGCCGCCGCTGCCTCGCTCACCGTGCTCGCCACGCAGACCACCGGCGAACCGGACGACGCCCTCGCCGATCCGCTGCGCTTCGCCGCCATCGCGGGGCAGCGGCTCGCACGGCTGGCCTGA
- a CDS encoding FecCD family ABC transporter permease yields MTVREERIAPATHVSAAPAVTSRSRVGRIALLTTGLAVALVVATLVSASVGQLGISPAEVLRTVGRSLGLPVDGPADDLVTQALWTIRFPRVVMALLIGAALAAAGVLMQAVFANPLADPGVVGVSGGAAFGACASIVFGLQFAGYWTTPLMAFAAGLVATLLVYGLSRAGGRTEVVTLLLTGIAVNAFTGAGLAFLTFLGDQQAREQIVFWQLGSLNGSMWDQAAAIAPVIGAGLVGAVVLTRSLDLLALGDRAARHVGVRVEAVRVVAIVVVALLVGAAVAFAGIIAFVGLVVPHLMRMVIGPAHGPLLLVSTLGGALLLTIADLLARTLVPYADLPIGMLTSLVGGPFFFWLLRRARRRSGGWA; encoded by the coding sequence GTGACCGTCCGGGAGGAACGGATCGCGCCCGCCACGCACGTCTCCGCCGCACCGGCGGTCACGTCCAGGTCGCGGGTCGGCCGCATCGCGCTGCTCACCACCGGCCTCGCGGTGGCACTCGTCGTCGCGACGCTGGTGTCGGCGAGCGTCGGACAGCTCGGGATCTCGCCCGCCGAGGTGCTCCGGACCGTGGGCCGGTCGCTCGGCCTGCCCGTGGACGGCCCCGCCGACGACCTCGTCACCCAGGCGCTGTGGACGATCCGGTTCCCGCGGGTGGTGATGGCGCTGCTGATCGGCGCCGCGCTCGCCGCAGCCGGTGTGCTCATGCAAGCCGTGTTCGCGAACCCCCTGGCCGACCCCGGCGTCGTCGGGGTGTCCGGCGGCGCAGCCTTCGGAGCGTGCGCCTCGATCGTGTTCGGGCTGCAGTTCGCCGGGTACTGGACGACGCCGCTGATGGCGTTCGCCGCGGGCCTGGTCGCGACGCTGCTCGTCTACGGACTGTCCCGCGCCGGCGGCCGCACCGAGGTCGTCACGCTCCTGCTCACCGGCATCGCCGTGAACGCGTTCACCGGGGCAGGGCTCGCCTTCCTGACGTTCCTCGGCGACCAGCAGGCGCGCGAGCAGATCGTGTTCTGGCAGCTCGGGTCCCTGAACGGCTCGATGTGGGACCAGGCCGCGGCGATCGCCCCCGTCATCGGGGCAGGACTCGTCGGCGCCGTCGTGCTGACGCGCTCGCTCGACCTGCTCGCCCTCGGCGACCGGGCCGCGCGGCACGTCGGGGTGCGGGTCGAGGCCGTCCGGGTCGTCGCGATCGTCGTGGTCGCCCTGCTCGTCGGCGCAGCGGTCGCGTTCGCCGGCATCATCGCGTTCGTCGGGCTCGTCGTCCCGCACCTGATGCGGATGGTCATCGGCCCGGCGCACGGACCGCTGCTGCTGGTCTCGACGCTCGGCGGCGCCCTGCTCCTGACGATCGCCGACCTGCTCGCGCGCACCCTGGTGCCGTACGCGGACCTGCCGATCGGCATGCTGACCTCGCTCGTCGGCGGACCCTTCTTCTTCTGGCTCCTGCGCCGTGCCCGCCGACGGTCGGGGGGCTGGGCATGA
- a CDS encoding hemin ABC transporter substrate-binding protein, which yields MSSLRRALTAAASALVVLAVATGCTGGGTGTAGATQAAGRGTSATDPAAGLRAIAPVTDAKDVTGERTATLATDLPPTASTVDEPELPVTVTDNQDTEVTVTSADRILALDISGTLSSTVYGLGLGDHLVGRDVSTGFAGTEDLPLVTQNGHELSAEAILALRPTVLLTDTSLGPWDVVLQIRKAGVPVVVVDPHRDTTNTDAIIEQVATALGVPATGDRLAAEVHAQERAVAAQVARIAPSARADKLKMVFLYVRGNAGIYYLFGSESGADSLIDAVGGRDVATEQDWTGMRPVNAEALVAMQPDLVIMMTKGLESVDGVDGLLQRVPAIAKTPAGEHRRIVDMADTTVMSFGPRTPEIVAALAAAIYGPADAS from the coding sequence ATGTCGTCACTCCGTCGCGCCCTCACGGCCGCAGCGTCCGCCCTCGTCGTCCTCGCCGTGGCGACCGGCTGCACCGGCGGCGGTACCGGCACCGCGGGTGCGACGCAGGCGGCGGGTCGCGGGACGAGCGCGACGGACCCGGCCGCGGGCCTCCGGGCCATCGCCCCGGTGACCGACGCGAAGGACGTGACCGGCGAGCGCACCGCGACCCTGGCGACCGACCTGCCGCCGACGGCGAGCACGGTGGACGAGCCCGAGCTGCCCGTCACCGTCACCGACAACCAGGACACCGAGGTGACCGTCACGAGCGCGGACCGGATCCTCGCGCTCGACATCTCCGGCACGCTGTCGTCCACCGTGTACGGCCTCGGCCTGGGGGACCACCTGGTCGGACGGGACGTCTCGACCGGCTTCGCGGGCACCGAGGACCTGCCGCTCGTCACCCAGAACGGCCACGAGCTCTCCGCCGAGGCGATCCTCGCGCTCCGGCCGACGGTGCTGCTGACCGACACCTCGCTCGGCCCGTGGGACGTCGTGCTGCAGATCCGGAAGGCCGGCGTCCCCGTCGTCGTCGTGGACCCGCACCGGGACACCACGAACACCGACGCGATCATCGAGCAGGTCGCGACCGCGCTCGGCGTCCCGGCGACCGGCGACCGCCTGGCCGCCGAGGTGCACGCGCAGGAGCGGGCCGTCGCTGCGCAGGTGGCCCGGATCGCGCCGTCGGCTCGCGCCGACAAGCTGAAGATGGTGTTCCTGTACGTGCGGGGGAACGCCGGGATCTACTACCTGTTCGGCAGCGAGTCCGGCGCCGACTCGCTCATCGACGCCGTCGGCGGGCGGGACGTCGCGACGGAACAGGACTGGACGGGCATGCGCCCCGTCAACGCCGAGGCGCTGGTCGCGATGCAGCCGGACCTGGTGATCATGATGACCAAGGGGCTCGAGTCCGTCGACGGCGTCGACGGACTGCTCCAGCGGGTCCCCGCGATCGCGAAGACGCCCGCGGGCGAGCACCGCCGCATCGTCGACATGGCGGACACGACGGTGATGAGCTTCGGGCCGCGCACGCCCGAGATCGTGGCCGCGTTGGCCGCGGCGATCTACGGTCCGGCGGACGCCTCGTGA
- a CDS encoding HtaA domain-containing protein produces MHTQTRPARRLRALSATVAAIIGLTAAVAGTVPTAATAASGPSTSVTGGTLDWGFKQSFRNYVPAAGQSVSGGASKNADGTFRFTASGGSYDPGTRKLTVTGSGAAVFDYRAHTFVISLRDPAIELTPTTGTLTAGVDVRLVDPTTGATTSDPGTKRIAFATIDVTKGTRSVTDGKYSWTGLPTTITAAGAAAFAADVTGGGNPTQFYAAGTALDPLSVAVTGDWAAEGADGDGGADGDQGFSDPGVQGLVSAGVQTTVGDSTIGRVTTVVRDAARALNVVQVPAAGTAKARYFVVDDEGKRVAGPIDPGVATSKPSVDPSTGNIVATASLPAAEFGGTGANVQGYVVIVRGTDAVYRDVVHVKPSVAVPAAKAFAIDPADGSVVAQVAPAANGGSAGLLRVAAVGAGAGSGSGSGPGAVTEVGTSPAGGTVRAVTRTATLIGSVTGTISSVGVDWTGKRAVVFDQAAALARVVDLDTGAAVADVSIGATATSGAAGGTVVDSRGRAWWSNDGDATLRAVSLRGTPAVTTSIGRIGGAAYLAVDEAAKRLWVSAAGGTETGNAVRAYAIDGSTAPTLGAEYQPGTTYTGDPIVIAADGRAVVGVVNAATDAADQGLRTFTVVTTPTITKQPADVAVTLTGATTGTDGSTTPATPQQVSFAVTTTGTPTPTVQWQQHTPSGWADLQDGPSVAGATTRTLRITATEGLNGDRYRAVATNVLGATVVGRVASDTATLRVTVQAPTNPGGGNGGGGTGGGGTGGGSTVVGADGSITGAENARGASTNVRPATGLSTDAAGTKLTVTGSGFTKNTNGSGLYVLFGYVTKHPSSGGAAGAGYDYVPGSGGTGQDGQGFVAWPDNTGTGAAATAKFSGTKNAGFTQGGVIARSTFTGQSTKRVDCLSGAVQCGVLTIGAHGAADAALETFTPVYFAGQTVPGTLPTGPTTGGGTGGNGGTVIQPPVVQLPPAATAPIITNASDTAPTAAPTALPRNTAAQPRNSAKAPAAVEPPTAPAADSDELARKIDAGDITTIAAADAGIPDEVTAGDQLELRLPWAGDDEGGSVWTYSEPVQGDDFTVEDSTATATVDTTGLEVGDHHVVLVGDQGTVVAVPFTVVDGVGAVAQSSDAGATTVAAADDGADGGMTTETLLLVVIGFLGGLVVLAIGLVVLLLTGVLQVRTRRKPAAPAAA; encoded by the coding sequence ATGCACACCCAGACCAGACCGGCCCGTCGCCTCCGCGCGCTCAGCGCCACCGTCGCCGCGATCATCGGCCTGACGGCGGCCGTCGCCGGCACCGTGCCCACCGCCGCGACCGCCGCCTCGGGGCCGAGCACGTCCGTCACGGGCGGCACGCTCGACTGGGGGTTCAAGCAGTCGTTCCGGAACTACGTGCCGGCTGCAGGGCAGTCGGTGTCCGGCGGTGCGTCGAAGAACGCCGACGGCACGTTCCGGTTCACCGCGTCGGGCGGCAGCTACGACCCCGGCACGCGGAAGCTCACCGTCACGGGTTCCGGCGCCGCGGTGTTCGACTACCGCGCGCACACGTTCGTCATCTCGTTGCGCGACCCGGCGATCGAACTCACGCCGACCACCGGCACCCTGACCGCCGGGGTCGACGTGCGGCTGGTGGACCCGACGACCGGTGCCACGACGTCCGACCCGGGGACGAAGCGCATCGCGTTCGCGACGATCGACGTCACCAAGGGCACCCGATCGGTCACCGACGGGAAGTACTCGTGGACCGGTCTGCCCACCACGATCACCGCGGCGGGTGCGGCGGCCTTCGCCGCCGACGTCACCGGCGGCGGCAACCCGACCCAGTTCTACGCCGCGGGCACCGCCCTGGATCCGCTCTCGGTCGCCGTGACGGGCGACTGGGCCGCCGAGGGGGCGGACGGTGACGGCGGCGCCGACGGCGACCAGGGGTTCAGCGACCCCGGCGTCCAGGGACTCGTGAGCGCCGGCGTGCAGACCACGGTCGGTGACAGCACGATCGGCCGGGTCACCACGGTGGTGCGGGACGCCGCGCGCGCCCTGAACGTCGTGCAGGTACCGGCTGCCGGAACCGCCAAGGCGAGGTACTTCGTCGTGGACGACGAGGGCAAGCGCGTCGCCGGGCCGATCGACCCGGGTGTCGCCACCTCGAAGCCGAGCGTCGACCCGTCGACCGGGAACATCGTCGCGACCGCGTCGTTGCCCGCCGCGGAGTTCGGCGGCACCGGCGCGAACGTCCAGGGGTACGTCGTCATCGTGCGCGGCACGGACGCCGTGTACCGGGACGTCGTGCACGTGAAGCCCTCCGTCGCGGTGCCCGCGGCGAAGGCGTTCGCGATCGACCCCGCCGACGGTTCCGTCGTCGCGCAGGTCGCTCCGGCCGCCAACGGCGGGTCCGCGGGGCTGCTGCGGGTGGCCGCCGTCGGCGCGGGTGCCGGGTCTGGTTCGGGTTCTGGTCCGGGTGCGGTCACCGAGGTCGGCACCAGCCCGGCCGGCGGGACCGTCCGCGCCGTCACCCGCACGGCCACCCTGATCGGCTCGGTCACCGGGACGATCTCGTCGGTCGGCGTCGACTGGACCGGCAAGCGCGCCGTCGTCTTCGACCAGGCCGCCGCACTCGCCCGCGTCGTCGACCTCGACACCGGGGCCGCGGTCGCCGACGTGTCGATCGGCGCCACCGCGACGTCCGGGGCCGCCGGCGGGACCGTCGTCGACTCCCGGGGCCGGGCGTGGTGGAGCAACGACGGCGACGCCACGCTCCGAGCCGTCTCGCTGCGCGGGACCCCGGCCGTGACCACCTCGATCGGCCGGATCGGCGGCGCCGCGTACCTGGCCGTCGACGAGGCCGCGAAGCGCCTCTGGGTGTCGGCCGCCGGCGGCACGGAGACCGGCAACGCCGTCCGCGCGTACGCCATCGACGGCAGCACCGCGCCCACGCTCGGCGCCGAGTACCAGCCCGGCACCACCTACACCGGCGACCCGATCGTGATCGCCGCCGACGGCCGCGCGGTGGTCGGCGTCGTGAACGCCGCGACCGACGCCGCCGACCAGGGGCTCCGTACGTTCACGGTCGTGACCACTCCGACCATCACGAAGCAGCCGGCCGACGTCGCCGTGACACTGACCGGCGCGACCACCGGCACCGACGGCAGCACGACCCCCGCCACGCCGCAGCAGGTGTCCTTCGCGGTCACCACGACCGGGACCCCGACGCCCACCGTGCAGTGGCAGCAGCACACCCCGTCGGGCTGGGCCGACCTGCAGGACGGCCCCTCGGTCGCCGGCGCGACGACCCGCACGCTCCGCATCACGGCCACCGAAGGGCTGAACGGCGACCGGTACCGTGCGGTCGCCACGAACGTCCTCGGTGCGACGGTCGTCGGTCGGGTCGCCTCGGACACCGCGACCCTGCGCGTCACCGTGCAGGCGCCGACGAACCCGGGCGGCGGGAACGGCGGCGGGGGAACGGGCGGCGGCGGCACCGGCGGCGGGTCGACCGTGGTCGGGGCGGACGGGTCGATCACCGGGGCGGAGAACGCCCGAGGAGCCTCGACGAACGTGCGGCCAGCCACCGGACTCTCGACCGACGCGGCGGGTACGAAGCTCACCGTGACGGGCTCCGGCTTCACGAAGAACACCAACGGCTCCGGGCTGTACGTGCTGTTCGGGTACGTCACGAAGCACCCGAGCTCCGGGGGAGCGGCCGGCGCGGGCTACGACTACGTCCCCGGGTCCGGCGGCACCGGGCAGGACGGCCAGGGCTTCGTCGCCTGGCCCGACAACACCGGCACCGGCGCCGCGGCGACCGCGAAGTTCAGCGGCACGAAGAACGCCGGCTTCACGCAGGGCGGCGTCATCGCGCGCTCCACGTTCACCGGCCAGTCGACGAAGCGCGTCGACTGCCTGTCCGGGGCCGTGCAGTGCGGTGTCCTGACCATCGGCGCGCACGGCGCCGCCGACGCCGCGCTCGAGACCTTCACGCCGGTGTACTTCGCCGGACAGACGGTCCCCGGCACCCTGCCGACCGGTCCGACCACGGGTGGTGGTACCGGCGGCAACGGCGGCACGGTCATCCAGCCGCCTGTCGTGCAGCTGCCGCCGGCCGCCACCGCACCGATCATCACGAACGCCTCGGACACTGCGCCGACGGCCGCGCCGACCGCTCTGCCGCGGAACACCGCCGCCCAGCCCCGGAACAGCGCGAAGGCACCCGCCGCCGTCGAGCCGCCGACGGCCCCCGCCGCGGACTCCGACGAGCTGGCACGCAAGATCGACGCCGGCGACATCACCACCATTGCGGCGGCCGACGCCGGGATCCCCGACGAGGTCACCGCCGGTGACCAGCTCGAGCTCCGCCTGCCGTGGGCGGGCGACGACGAGGGCGGGAGCGTGTGGACCTACTCCGAACCGGTGCAGGGTGACGACTTCACCGTCGAGGACAGCACGGCCACCGCAACGGTCGACACCACCGGACTGGAGGTCGGCGACCACCACGTCGTGCTCGTCGGTGACCAGGGAACGGTCGTCGCGGTGCCGTTCACGGTGGTCGACGGCGTCGGAGCGGTTGCTCAGTCGTCCGACGCCGGGGCCACGACCGTCGCGGCGGCAGACGACGGCGCAGACGGTGGGATGACCACCGAGACCCTGCTGCTCGTGGTGATCGGGTTCCTCGGCGGGCTCGTGGTGCTCGCGATCGGCCTGGTCGTGCTGCTGCTGACGGGGGTGCTGCAGGTTCGGACGCGGCGGAAGCCAGCGGCACCTGCCGCTGCCTGA